The following proteins are co-located in the Heptranchias perlo isolate sHepPer1 unplaced genomic scaffold, sHepPer1.hap1 HAP1_SCAFFOLD_63, whole genome shotgun sequence genome:
- the LOC137317672 gene encoding NACHT, LRR and PYD domains-containing protein 3-like, which translates to MDWGERGDQNLGTSVTTMAEGSNRGEDPTSSTKMRMYTDPNIAITEFLTKCDDYHLFQLTKFYRDRLEQAIEEVVDGVSSLLTYEWNFSGQEHRKVVDLVEKGNRADSSKLLLNLVMEKGSRARRVMWESFVKMHHAVPKLDKILKEMQELGPDPFDYMNIGRGLSEIPSHLKDIQQKHKETLRVQTETLRVNTILIKEKVKIFQLVTLYTELTVISTVRDRTLVEHELLARGRDHEEWRKKHLRRELEKIRTDQLFQNCFSQRGSLFQKMKSFFQRSSSGSSAAVSGVAGIGKTTMVQKIVYDWATGKIYPHFQFVFSFKFRHLNAINCRINLRNLILDLYPYFGNILGELWKNPEGLLFIFDGLDEFKDSIDFADNRRNTEPQCMCTDPEDWCEVSDIVYSLIQHKLLPGCSVLVTSRPTALHLLEKAEIRVWAEILGFVGEERKEYFNKLFEDQAVAAAVFKHVEENEILYTMCYNPSYCWILGLSLGPFFTQRDRKQQRVPKTITQLYSFYIYNILKNHGREIESPRDVLLKIGEMAFTGVSDKKIVFRNGDLIKYNLQPSQFLSGFMMELLERDDSAQSVVYTFPHLTIQEFVAALAQFLTPDPGDIRKLLSEAHSKEDGRFEIFLRFVVGLSSSQSARPLEEFLGPFLHQTICRVIDWVKEKVEGQIGKTASQTGKRDLLNTFHYLFESQNKTLARVTVGSVEILIFSELRLTPIDCAVLSHVIGICHTIKELNLEECSILCEGLQRLGPVLHKCQVLRLGSNNLEDSGVKLLSAALRNPDCKIQETWLKDNDLTDSCTEDLSSALRTNRSLTVLHLSYNKLGDSGVKRLSAALRNPDCKIQKLGLDGVGLTDSCTKDLVSALSANRSLTGLNLESNSFTDRSVPALRSLILTCRRLEWIWLGANQFSLNGKKHLKSLQESRPGLRVGV; encoded by the exons ATCCGAACAttgcaatcactgagttcctgacaaagtgcgacgacTATCacctgttccagttgacgaaattctaccgggacagactggaacaggcgattgaagaagtggtggacggagtcagctcgttgttaacatacgagtggaatttcagtggacaggaacatcgg AAAGTCgttgatctcgtggagaagggaaacagggcggacagttccaaacttctcctaaatctggtgatggagaaaggctctcgggcccgaagggtgatgtgggaatcctttgtgaaaatgcaccatgcggtaccaaagttggacaaaatactgaaagagatgcaggaacttg gtcctgatccatttgattatatgaacatcggacgaggtttatctgaaatacccagtcacctgaaag ATATTCAACAGAagcacaaggaaacactccgggtccaaactgaaacattgagagtgaacacgatcctaataaaggaaaaggttaagattttccagctggtcactctgtacactgagctaacggttatttctactgttcgagatcggacacttgtagaacatgaactgctggcaagaggccgagaccatgaagagtggagaaagaaacatctccggagagaactggaaaaaatccgaactgatcaactGTTCCAGAACTGTTTTTCCCAGAGAGGCAGTTTGTTCCAGAAAATGAAGAGTTTCTTCCAGCGATCCAGTTCTGGGAGTTCtgcagcagtgagcggagtcgcggggattggaaaaacaacaatggtacaaaagattgtttatgactgggccactgggaaaatatacccacactttcaatttgttttcagttttaaattccggcaTTTGAACGCgattaactgtagaataaacctgaggaatctgatactggatctgtatccttactttgggaatattttgggagagctctggaagaacccagagggattactgtttatattcgatggtttagatgaattcaaggacagtatcgattttgctgacaatcggagaaatacagaacctcagtgcatgtgcacagatcctgaagactggtgtgaagtgtctgacattgtgtacagtttaatacagcacaagctgctccctggatgttcagtgctagtgaccagccgccccactgcattacatttattggaaaaggctgagatcagagtctgggctgaaatcctgggatttgttggtgaagaacggaaggaatatttcaacaagttgtttgaagatcaggcggtggcagcagctgttttcaaacatgtggaggagaacgagatcctgtacaccatgtgttacaacccttcctactgctggatcctcggtctgtcactgggtcccttcttcacacaaagagacaggaaacagcagcgagttcccaagaccatcacccaactatattccttttatatttacaacattctgaaaaatcatggccgagagattgaatctccccgtgatgtgttactgaagatcggtgagatggccttcactggagtctccgacaagaagattgtgtttagaaatggagatttgatcaagtacaatctgcaaccttcccagttcctgtctgggttcatgatggaacttttggagagagatgattctgcccagagtgtggtttacacattcccgcacctcaccatccaagagtttgtagccgcactcgcacaattcctgactccagatccaggggacatccggaaactcctcagtgaagcccacagcaaggaagatgggcgatttgagatatttctccgttttgttgttggtctctcctcctcacagtcagctcggccactggaggagtttctgggtccatttcttcatcaaacaatctgtagagtgattgactgggtgaaggagaaggttgaaggacagATTGGAAAGACAGCGAGTCAAACTGGGaaaagggacctcctgaacactttccactacctgtttgagtctcagaataaaacactggctcgggtcacagtgggatctgtggaaataCTTATATTTAGTGAAttgcgactgaccccgattgactgtgcggtcctgtctcatgtcattggaaTCTGTCACACAATAAAAGAACTCAATCTGGAGGAGTGCTCCATTCTttgtgaaggactccagcggctgggacccgtactacacaaatgccaggtgttgag actggggagCAATAATCTggaagattcaggagtgaaactactgtctgcggctctgaggaacccggactgcaaAATACAGGAAACGTG gttaaaggataacgatctcacagattcttgtaccgaggatctctcctccgctctcagaacaaaccggtcactgacggttctgcaCCTGAGTtacaataaactgggagattcaggagtgaaacgactctctgcggctctgaggaacccggactgtaaaatacagaaactggg tctggatggtgtcggtctcacagattcttgtaccaaggatctcgtctccgctctcagtgcaaaccggtcactgacgggtctgAACCTGgaatcaaactccttcacagaccgatctgtccccgctctccgctctctcatACTGACCTGTAGGCGTCTGGAGTggatctg GCTGGGGGCGAATCAGTTCAGTTTAAACGGAAAGAAGCACCTGAAGTCACTGcaggaatccagacccggactgcgtgtgggagtgtga